In the Corvus cornix cornix isolate S_Up_H32 chromosome 18, ASM73873v5, whole genome shotgun sequence genome, one interval contains:
- the ERN1 gene encoding serine/threonine-protein kinase/endoribonuclease IRE1 isoform X1, with the protein MDYKTLPVNEWDENHVKRWLESTGIKKEYVDKLYAEEVTGPALIELDESFLKDIGMKKGQIQILIHKRDDLLQLQDKAQQAEDSSSKTPDRTDAQTGPARASNTPAQGTAIGGSSGAVGTTSSKNTAPTSGKRQRSSKKSQLQSSDEVLELRNCRPFRSQDTDFKYMKDTVLAPESGVSDLIIPCHEYKSFAIAAELNKYQVQSKFASEVIRFASACMNIRTNGTIHFGVMDSVEDKGWKHGQIVGIKVKNREDFVDALDYIEKCFCNDLQEVARKCIHPPVFVEVISKDSQEQRFVVEVDIEPTFSLVKKNCFEVYLPKYNESSQKVILTKEPALYQRLGAKSEPVQRNKLTAFIQAVPDRDTQRERAELSSKQVPTEIPQDLGRKLSILLNDGKSYMDDSLRYILVTNSCEQDNLNYINFLMHLNIFCVFDFDEHSNVSGLYSKYKEHHETSSYFLQDFFKEIKTDNSPSQKLFDQTSWIFCNGRSDFLGDEKPCDENTWIRTKKKYLKKVITCICEEILPERSFIVLFLLLSPVQKPLVDTFQEFYTEMNGMEYIICIAESRENYRKWANLAQESCSIETLEQCSIVGMKLSHVDATIQSMLPSTAQPRHLPASTGGVCTLPLREEEKLYSLEILCADQCDDIKLNLWTEKQKQEIEQNFYRGRKIMWENLWLADKKLCGDIIEREACTEASKLLDGILRGSGQNYSVAKLKIFHHPGSGGSTIARQVLWKSRKRFRCAVIKTSYSPSTVCNHVLALRDYEEKEITHCFPVLLLIEDYDDEYFEELQIELMEAVATRKMNTSRPYFILMCCRRCNDPERLCKASPLDTVAVTHKLTESEKNLFNTKLEKLKQKDVKPEFILTFVLMCEEFNKTYVSDLVAHILHGIDPSSRDTCLMRYVALLNCYVPNSYVSLSHCEAFLGLGAYTESKARAYDFKHRLSEQARMIFIELRESTTYISSVRIIHCLVAKEILHQLSGNQSLSQLATTLLQEKILFENRFGREEFIKFIRHLFIRRDKRSRGDNTDTLFSPFIEHVCEAEDCEKAIAVLKAAYELLGKDPFFAQQLARLNYSNEKFEDAKYWAQVAKSHLPTDSYILDTEGQVYRKWFSFTVDKMTEEDTPERITEKIEIALKAMKCFRAAQRAAKEEREIMNNAGYFGEVEVGCRLLRFLSTLPVFHRSPEGEYTELVKYLTTDYIPEDIKRTWGTLHSRLKGLRQNLYNALEWISEELSYFQTDKNQEKDDENDDKEEQIYNPRKWLKRQSEVYAKFFISTSLIDDSNNGPETQLMRRMNIYRSGGGNVTNILSFLTDKKENRSAEKLERILSFYPENPLRNRLEDNDLINYILSHITLACLTPGSAKLLPLPTLRELSLRFFKGKRPFPASAFFLLTLLYWPDEALDKEPNPDKDEILTSALQTLKRLYDIKMKDVPTRKKRIYTHFFLGKGYGLSKIVHKTKIDKLMVGSLDERRMKWLHGTVWNISIIRDNLKRVSGWTKDRNLFIRGHVKELRILPLHHESVPAGNENVTFYLGFSFNGLVAFNIEVENDPAIRRT; encoded by the exons ATGG ATTACAAAACATTACCTGTGAATGAATGGGATGAGAACCATGTAAAACGTTGGCTGGAGTCTACTGGAATCAAGAAGGAGTACGTAGATAAACTATATGCAGAAGAAGTGACAGGCCCAGCACTAATAGAACTGGATGAGTCTTTCCTCAAAGACATAGGAATGAAGAAAGGCCAAATCCAGATCTTAATCCACAAGAGAGATGaccttctgcagctccaggacaaGGCACAGCAAGCGGAGGACTCCAGCAGCAAAACACCCGACAGAACAGATGCACAAACAGgcccagccagagccagcaACACCCCCGCCCAGGGCACAGCAATTGGAGGCAGCTCTGGTGCTGTGGGTACAACCAGCAGCAAGAACACAGCTCCTACTTCTGGCAAGAGgcaaagaagcagcaagaaatCCCAGCTTCAAAGTTCTGATGAAGTTTTAGAGCTCAGAAACTGTCGGCCATTTAGAAGTCAGGATACTGATTTCAAATACATGAAAGACACAGTTCTTGCTCCAGAATCAGGAGTCAGTGATTTAATAATTCCTTGCCATGAATACAAATCTTTTGCCATTGCTGCAGAACTGAACAAATATCAAGTGCAGTCAAAATTTGCCTCTGAAGTGATACGATTTGCTTCAGCCTGCATGAACATTCGAACAAATGGCACCATCCATTTTGGTGTCATGGACAGTGTTGAGGACAAGGGCTGGAAACATGGACAGATTGTTGGCATAAAGGTCAAAAACCGAGAAGACTTTGTTGATGCACTGGATTATATAGAAAAGTGCTTTTGCAATGATTTACAAGAAGTTGCAAGAAAATGTATTCACCCACCTGTGTTTGTTGAAGTGATTTCAAAAGACTCTCAGGAACAAAGATTTGTAGTGGAGGTTGACATTGAACCAACATTCAGCTTGGTAAAGAAGAATTGTTTTGAAGTTTATTTACCAAAATACAACGAAAGCAGCCAGAAGGTGATCCTGACCAAAGAACCAGCTCTCTACCAGAGATTAGGAGCAAAGTCTGAACCTGTGCAGCGCAACAAACTCACTGCTTTCATTCAGGCTGTGCCAGACAGGGACACTCAAAGAGAAAGAGCTGAGCTCTCCAGCAAACAAGTACCTACAGAAATACCTCAAGATTTAGGAAGAAAGTTATCAATTCTATTAAATGATGGCAAAAGCTACATGGATGATTCCCTACGGTACATCCTTGTCACAAACAGCTGTGAACAGGACAATCTGAATTACATCAACTTTTTAATGCACTTgaacattttctgtgtctttgaCTTTGATGAACATTCTAATGTGTCAGGACTGTACAGCAAGTACAAAGAGCACCATGAAACAAGTTCTTattttttacaggattttttcaaagaaattaagacTGATAATTCTCCCTCTCAGAAACTGTTTGATCAGACCAGCTGGATATTCTGCAATGGGCGCAGTGACTTCCTTGGGGATGAAAAACCTTGTGATGAAAATACATGgattagaacaaaaaaaaaatacctgaagaaaGTAATTACTTGTATCTGTGAGGAAATTCTGCCGGAGCGCTCTTTCATTGTGCTTTTTCTATTGCTATCACCAGTGCAGAAACCACTTGTGGACACTTTTCAGGAATTCTATACAGAGATGAATGGCATGGAGTACATCATCTGCATTGCAGAGTCCagagaaaattacagaaagtgGGCTAATCTAGCTCAGGAATCCTGCAGCATTGAGACACTAGAACAATGCAGTATTGTGGGTATGAAGCTCAGTCATGTAGATGCCACCATCCAATCAATGCTGCCTTCTACAGCCCAACCCAGACACCTGCCAGCTTCCACTGGAGGGGTGTGCACACTTCCCTTGCGGGAAGAAGAGAAACTGTATTCCCTAGAAATCCTTTGTGCTGACCAATGTGATGATATCAAATTAAATCTTTggactgaaaaacaaaaacaagaaatagAACAAAATTTTTACCGCGGGAGAAAAATCATGTGGGAAAACTTGTGGCTTGCTGATAAAAAACTCTGTGGGGATATCATTGAACGTGAAGCATGCACGGAGGCAAGCAAACTCTTGGACGGCATTTTGCGAGGAAGTGGACAAAATTATTCTGTGGCTAAACTAAAGATATTTCACCATCCTGGAAGCGGTGGAAGCACAATAGCACGGCAAGTTctatggaaaagcagaaagcgTTTTAGATGTGCTGTTATCAAGACCTCATATTCACCTTCAACTGTTTGTAACCATGTGCTTGCACTTAGAGAttatgaagaaaaggaaatcactcactgttttcctgtgctgctcctgatCGAAGATTATGATGATGAGTACTTTGAAGAACTACAGATTGAGTTAATGGAGGCTGTAGCAACCAGGAAAATGAATACCTCCAGACCTTACTTCATCCTTATGTGCTGTAGACGATGCAATGACCCTGAAAGGCTTTGCAAGGCTTCTCCACTGGACACAGTTGCTGTCACTCACAAGCTGACAGAgtcagagaaaaatctgttcaaCACTAAACTTgaaaaactgaagcagaaagaTGTCAAACCGGAATTCATACTTACGTTTGTGCTGATGTGTGAGGAGTTCAATAAAACGTACGTGTCAGACTTGGTAGCGCACATACTGCATGGCATTGACCCTTCCTCTCGTGACACCTGCTTGATGCGTTACGTGGCTCTGCTCAACTGTTATGTACCCAATTCATACGTTTCACTGTCACACTGTGAGGCTTTTCTGGGGCTGGGGGCATATACAGAGAGTAAAGCAAGGGCATACGATTTCAAACATCGCTTGAGTGAACAAGCAAGAATGATTTTTATTGAGCTAAGGGAAAGTACTACTTATATTTCATCTGTCCGGATAATACACTGCCTGGTTGCAAAAGAAATTCTGCATCAGCTTTCAGGGAATCAATCACTAAGTCAACTTGCAACAACTCTTCTTCAGGAAAAGATActctttgaaaacagatttgGACGTGAAGAATTCATAAAGTTTATCAGACATCTGTTTATTCGACGTGATAAAAGAAGCAGGGGTGACAATACCGATACTCTCTTTTCCCCATTCATTGAACATGTGTGTGAAGCTGAAGACTGTGAAAAAGCTAttgctgttttaaaagctgcataTGAACTCCTTGGAAAAGATCCATTTTTTGCCCAGCAGCTTGCCAGACTAAATTACAGCAACGAAAAATTTGAAGATGCAAAATACTGGGCACAGGTCGCAAAATCTCATTTGCCAACTGATTCTTATATTTTGGATACAGAAGGTCAAGTCTACAGGAAATGGTTTAGCTTCACTGTGGATAAAATGACAGAGGAGGACACCCCTGAAAGGATCACTGAGAAGATAGAGATTGCTCTTAAAGCTATGAAATGCTTCAGGGCTGCACAGCGGGCTGCAAAGGAAGAACGTGAAATTATGAACAACGCTGGCTATTTTGGAGAAGTAGAAGTAGGTTGTCGCCTTCTTCGATTTTTGTCCACACTCCCTGTATTCCACAGAAGTCCAGAGGGGGAATATACTGAGCTTGTGAAATACCTCACCACAGACTACATTCCTGAAGACATAAAAAGAACATGGGGAACACTTCACTCCCGCTTAAAAGGCTTGCGCCAGAACCTGTACAATGCTCTGGAATGGATTTCAGAAGAACTAAGTTATTTCCAAACAGATAAAAACCAAGAGAAGGATGATGAAAATGATGATAAGGAAGAACAAATTTATAATCCCAGAAAATGGCTGAAAAGACAGTCAGAGGTATACGCTAAATTTTTTATCTCAACATCACTTATTGATGACAGCAACAATGGTCCTGAAACTCAGCTCATGAGACGTATGAATATTTATAGGAGTGGTGGAGGAAATGTCACCAATATCCTGTCATTCTTAACAGATAAGAAAGAGAACAGGTCAGCTGAAAAGCTAGAAAGGATCCTTAGTTTCTATCCAGAAAACCCGCTAAGGAACAGGCTAGAGGACAACGATCTGATCAATTATATTTTGAGCCACATCACATTAGCCTGCTTAACACCAGGATCAGCCAAACTCCTTCCGCTGCCAACTCTGCGTGAGCTCAGTCTAAGATTCTTCAAAGGAAAACGACCATTTCCAGcaagtgccttttttttgctCACCTTGCTGTACTGGCCAGATGAGGCATTAGATAAAGAGCCTAATCCAGATAAAGATGAAATTTTAACTTCAGCCCTTCAAACCCTGAAACGCTTATATGACATCAAAATGAAAGATGTTCctaccagaaagaaaagaatctacacccatttttttctgggaaaaggtTATGGCTTAAGTAAGATTGTGCACAAAACTAAAATTGATAAATTGATGGTGGGATCCTTAGATGAAAGGAGAATGAAGTGGCTGCATGGAACTGTATGGAATATTTCCATAATTCGTGACAATCTCAAAAGAGTTTCTGGCTGGACCAAGGACAGAAATTTATTTATACGTGGTCACGTGAAGGAGCTCCGTATCTTGCCACTCCATCATGAATCAGTGCCcgctggaaatgaaaatgtgacCTTTTATTTAGGCTTTTCATTTAATGGCCTTGTTGCTTTCAATATTGAGGTTGAAAATGATCCAGCTATCAGAAGAACATAA
- the ERN1 gene encoding serine/threonine-protein kinase/endoribonuclease IRE1 isoform X6 encodes MYDTKKKELRWNATYFDYAATLPDEDIKYKMSHFVSNGDGLVVTVDSESGNVLWIQNYASPVVAFYIWQREGLRKVLHTNVGIETLRYLTFMSGEVGHITKWKYPFPKETETKNKLTPTLYVGKYSTSLYASPSMVHEGVTVVPRGSAIPLLEGPKTEGVTIEDNGECVITPSTDVKFSGRLKEKHKLNYWNDWLLIGHHETPLSAPTKILEKFPSNLPKRPENVIPADSDKATIEEVIEGSSTEGPPAAPKDIEETPARPIPRPETPVDSMLKDMATIILSTFLLVGWVAFIITYPMSVHQQQQRQHQLEEKIQLLQQQKLSFGAPSDLPPDADFLDTSYGRMESSGASTPNLSPRASNHSAYSNVSTSDVGSCLSTEQEEGDEEANRVVVGKISFNPKDVLGHGAEGTIVYRGSFDNRDVAVKRILPECFSFADREVQLLRESDEHPNVIRYFCTERDRQFQYIAIELCAATLQEYVEQKAFSHHGLQPITLLQQTTSGLAYLHSLSIVHRDLKPHNILISMPNAHGKVKAMISDFGLCKKLAVGRHSFSRRSGVPGTEGWIAPEMLSEDCKENPTYTVDIFSAGCVFYYVVSEGGHPFGKSLQRQANILLGAYSLEALDAGRHEDIVAHDLIEQMINMDPQKRPSASCVLKHPFFWSLEKQLQFFQDVSDRIEKESLDGPIVKQLERGGREVVKMDWREHITVPLQTDLRKFRSYKGGSVRDLLRAMRNKKHHYRELPPEVQETLGSIPDDFVCYFTARFPRLLLHTYHAMHICCHERLFQHYYAEDFAELSLTGDMV; translated from the exons ATGTATGACACCAAAAAGAAGGAGCTGCGATGGAATGCCACCTATTTTGATTATGCAGCTACTTTGCCTGATGAAGACATAAAATACA AAATGTCCCACTTCGTGTCCAATGGGGACGGGCTGGTGGTGACTGTGGACAGTGAGTCCGGCAACGTGCTGTGGATCCAGAATTACGCGTCCCCTGTGGTGGCCTTTTACATTTGGCAGCGAGAGGGGCTGAGGAAAGTCCTGCACACTAACGTGGGCATTGAGACCCTGCGCTACCTGACCTTCATGTCTGGGGAGGTTGGACACATCACCAAGTGGAAATATCCCTTCCCAAAGGAAACAGAGACCAAGAACAAACTGAC CCCAACCCTGTACGTGGGGAAATACTCCACGAGTTTGTACGCATCGCCCTCCATGGTGCACGAGGGAGTCACTGTCGTG CCCCGTGGCAGCGCCATTCCCTTGCTAGAAGGTCCAAAAACAGAAGGAGTCACCATTGAAGACAACGGCGAGTGCGTGATCACGCCCAGCACTGATGTGAAATTTTCGGGCAGGCTGAAGGAAAAGCACAAGCTCAACTACTGGAATGACTGGCTGCTGATAG ggCATCATGAAACACCATTATCTGCCCCCACAAAGATCCTGGAGAAATTCCCAAGCAACCTACCGAAGAGGCCTGAAAACGTGATTCCAGCTGACTCTGATAAAGCCACTATTGAAGAG GTCATTGAAGGTTCCTCAACAGAAgggcctccagctgctccaaagGATATTGAAGAGACTCCTGCTCGGCCCATCCCACGGCCAGAGACTCCGGTGGACTCCATGCTGAAGGACATGGCCACAATCATCctcagcaccttcctgcttgTGGGCTGGGTGGCTTTCATCATTACCTACCCAATG AGTgtccaccagcagcagcagaggcagcatcAGCTGGAAGAGAAGATCCAGCTCTTGCAGCAACAGAAGCTGTCCTTTGGTGCTCCCAGTGACCTCCCACCCGACGCAGATTTCTTGGACACATCATATGGCCGGATGGAAAGCTCAGGTGCCAGCACCCCAAACCTGTCCCCCAGAGCATCAAACCACTCTGCCTATTCCAACGTCTCCACATCTGATGTTGGGAGCTGCCTCTCCACTGAGCAAGAAGAGGGAG aTGAAGAAGCAAACCGAGTGGTTGTTGGCAAGATTTCGTTTAACCCTAAAGATGTATTGGGACATGGAGCTGAAGGGACAATTGTTTACAG gggctCATTTGATAACCGCGATGTGGCAGTGAAGAGGATTCTCCCTGAGTGCTTCAGCTTCGCAGACCGGGAGGTGCAGCTGCTGCGCGAGTCCGACGAGCACCCGAACGTGATCCGCTACTTCTGCACGGAGAGGGACCGGCAGTTCCAGTACATTGCCATTGAGCTGTGTGCTGCCACCCTACAGGAG TATGTTGAGCAGAAGGCCTTCAGCCACCATGGCTTACAACCCATCACTCTCCTGCAGCAGACGACATCTGGGCTGGCTTACCTGCACTCCCTGAGTATTG TTCACAGGGACCTGAAGCCCCACAACATCCTCATCTCGATGCCCAACGCTCACGGGAAAGTCAAAGCCATGATTTCAGACTTCGGGCTGTGCAAGAAGCTGGCCgtgggcaggcacagcttcaGCCGCCGCTCGGGTGTGCCGGGCACCGAAGGCTGGATTGCCCCAGAGATGCTGAGTGAAGACTGTAAAGAGAACCCT ACGTACACGGTGGACATCTTTTCAGCTGGCTGTGTCTTCTATTATGTGGTGTCTGAAGGTGGCCATCCCTTTGGCAAGTCCCTGCAGCGGCAAGCCAACATCCTGCTGGGAGCATACAGCCTGGAGGCTTTGGATGCAGGGAGGCATG AAGACATTGTTGCTCATGATTTAATAGAGCAGATGATCAACATGGACCCTCAGAAACGGCCGTCTGCCAGCTGTGTTCTCAAACACCCCTTCTTTTGGAGTCTAGAAAAACAGCTCCAGTTCTTTCAG GATGTTAGTGACCGGATAGAGAAAGAATCTTTAGATGGTCCAATAGTCAAGCAATTAGAAAGAGGTGGAAGAGAAGTGGTGAAAATGGACTGGAGAGAGCACATCACTGTTCCTCTTCAGACAG ATCTTCGAAAATTCAGATCCTATAAAGGTGGCTCTGTCCGGGACCTTCTGAGGGCAATGAGAAATAAG AAGCACCATTACAGGGAGCTGCCTCCTGAAGTGCAGGAGACCCTGGGCTCCATCCCAGATGATTTTGTGTGTTACTTTACAGCTCGTTTCCCTCGCCTGCTCCTGCACACCTACCACGCTATGCACATCTGTTGCCATGAAAGACTCTTCCAGCATTACTATGCTGAGGactttgcagagctgagccttACAGGAGACATGGTTTGA
- the ERN1 gene encoding serine/threonine-protein kinase/endoribonuclease IRE1 isoform X4, whose amino-acid sequence MPQTPPEHQLSNCARNTVVCFNPGWKFARCQQEDRSNQVDFKRRSCPPGANPCGRKLPFTIPELVQASPCRSSDGILYMGKKQDIWYVVDLMTGEKQQTLTSSFAESLCPSTSLLYLGRTEYTITMYDTKKKELRWNATYFDYAATLPDEDIKYKMSHFVSNGDGLVVTVDSESGNVLWIQNYASPVVAFYIWQREGLRKVLHTNVGIETLRYLTFMSGEVGHITKWKYPFPKETETKNKLTPTLYVGKYSTSLYASPSMVHEGVTVVPRGSAIPLLEGPKTEGVTIEDNGECVITPSTDVKFSGRLKEKHKLNYWNDWLLIGHHETPLSAPTKILEKFPSNLPKRPENVIPADSDKATIEEVIEGSSTEGPPAAPKDIEETPARPIPRPETPVDSMLKDMATIILSTFLLVGWVAFIITYPMSVHQQQQRQHQLEEKIQLLQQQKLSFGAPSDLPPDADFLDTSYGRMESSGASTPNLSPRASNHSAYSNVSTSDVGSCLSTEQEEGDEEANRVVVGKISFNPKDVLGHGAEGTIVYRGSFDNRDVAVKRILPECFSFADREVQLLRESDEHPNVIRYFCTERDRQFQYIAIELCAATLQEYVEQKAFSHHGLQPITLLQQTTSGLAYLHSLSIVHRDLKPHNILISMPNAHGKVKAMISDFGLCKKLAVGRHSFSRRSGVPGTEGWIAPEMLSEDCKENPTYTVDIFSAGCVFYYVVSEGGHPFGKSLQRQANILLGAYSLEALDAGRHEDIVAHDLIEQMINMDPQKRPSASCVLKHPFFWSLEKQLQFFQDVSDRIEKESLDGPIVKQLERGGREVVKMDWREHITVPLQTDLRKFRSYKGGSVRDLLRAMRNKKHHYRELPPEVQETLGSIPDDFVCYFTARFPRLLLHTYHAMHICCHERLFQHYYAEDFAELSLTGDMV is encoded by the exons ATGCCTCAAACACCTCCAG aacaccAGCTCAGTAACTGTGCCAGAAACACTGTTGTTTGTTTCAACCCTGGATGGAAGTTTGCACGCTGTCAGCAAGAGGACAGGAGCAATCAAGTGGACTTTAAAAGAAG atCCTGTCCTCCAGGTGCCAATCCATGTGGAAGA AAACTTCCATTTACTATCCCAGAGCTGGTGCAGGCATCTCCTTGCCGCAGTTCTGATGGGATCCTGTACATGG GTAAAAAGCAGGATATTTGGTATGTGGTTGACCTCATGACTGGGGAGAAACAGCAGACCTTGACTTCCTCTTTTGCAGAAAGTCTTTGCCCGTCAACATCCCTCCTGTATCTTGGGAGAACAG AGTACACGATCACAATGTATGACACCAAAAAGAAGGAGCTGCGATGGAATGCCACCTATTTTGATTATGCAGCTACTTTGCCTGATGAAGACATAAAATACA AAATGTCCCACTTCGTGTCCAATGGGGACGGGCTGGTGGTGACTGTGGACAGTGAGTCCGGCAACGTGCTGTGGATCCAGAATTACGCGTCCCCTGTGGTGGCCTTTTACATTTGGCAGCGAGAGGGGCTGAGGAAAGTCCTGCACACTAACGTGGGCATTGAGACCCTGCGCTACCTGACCTTCATGTCTGGGGAGGTTGGACACATCACCAAGTGGAAATATCCCTTCCCAAAGGAAACAGAGACCAAGAACAAACTGAC CCCAACCCTGTACGTGGGGAAATACTCCACGAGTTTGTACGCATCGCCCTCCATGGTGCACGAGGGAGTCACTGTCGTG CCCCGTGGCAGCGCCATTCCCTTGCTAGAAGGTCCAAAAACAGAAGGAGTCACCATTGAAGACAACGGCGAGTGCGTGATCACGCCCAGCACTGATGTGAAATTTTCGGGCAGGCTGAAGGAAAAGCACAAGCTCAACTACTGGAATGACTGGCTGCTGATAG ggCATCATGAAACACCATTATCTGCCCCCACAAAGATCCTGGAGAAATTCCCAAGCAACCTACCGAAGAGGCCTGAAAACGTGATTCCAGCTGACTCTGATAAAGCCACTATTGAAGAG GTCATTGAAGGTTCCTCAACAGAAgggcctccagctgctccaaagGATATTGAAGAGACTCCTGCTCGGCCCATCCCACGGCCAGAGACTCCGGTGGACTCCATGCTGAAGGACATGGCCACAATCATCctcagcaccttcctgcttgTGGGCTGGGTGGCTTTCATCATTACCTACCCAATG AGTgtccaccagcagcagcagaggcagcatcAGCTGGAAGAGAAGATCCAGCTCTTGCAGCAACAGAAGCTGTCCTTTGGTGCTCCCAGTGACCTCCCACCCGACGCAGATTTCTTGGACACATCATATGGCCGGATGGAAAGCTCAGGTGCCAGCACCCCAAACCTGTCCCCCAGAGCATCAAACCACTCTGCCTATTCCAACGTCTCCACATCTGATGTTGGGAGCTGCCTCTCCACTGAGCAAGAAGAGGGAG aTGAAGAAGCAAACCGAGTGGTTGTTGGCAAGATTTCGTTTAACCCTAAAGATGTATTGGGACATGGAGCTGAAGGGACAATTGTTTACAG gggctCATTTGATAACCGCGATGTGGCAGTGAAGAGGATTCTCCCTGAGTGCTTCAGCTTCGCAGACCGGGAGGTGCAGCTGCTGCGCGAGTCCGACGAGCACCCGAACGTGATCCGCTACTTCTGCACGGAGAGGGACCGGCAGTTCCAGTACATTGCCATTGAGCTGTGTGCTGCCACCCTACAGGAG TATGTTGAGCAGAAGGCCTTCAGCCACCATGGCTTACAACCCATCACTCTCCTGCAGCAGACGACATCTGGGCTGGCTTACCTGCACTCCCTGAGTATTG TTCACAGGGACCTGAAGCCCCACAACATCCTCATCTCGATGCCCAACGCTCACGGGAAAGTCAAAGCCATGATTTCAGACTTCGGGCTGTGCAAGAAGCTGGCCgtgggcaggcacagcttcaGCCGCCGCTCGGGTGTGCCGGGCACCGAAGGCTGGATTGCCCCAGAGATGCTGAGTGAAGACTGTAAAGAGAACCCT ACGTACACGGTGGACATCTTTTCAGCTGGCTGTGTCTTCTATTATGTGGTGTCTGAAGGTGGCCATCCCTTTGGCAAGTCCCTGCAGCGGCAAGCCAACATCCTGCTGGGAGCATACAGCCTGGAGGCTTTGGATGCAGGGAGGCATG AAGACATTGTTGCTCATGATTTAATAGAGCAGATGATCAACATGGACCCTCAGAAACGGCCGTCTGCCAGCTGTGTTCTCAAACACCCCTTCTTTTGGAGTCTAGAAAAACAGCTCCAGTTCTTTCAG GATGTTAGTGACCGGATAGAGAAAGAATCTTTAGATGGTCCAATAGTCAAGCAATTAGAAAGAGGTGGAAGAGAAGTGGTGAAAATGGACTGGAGAGAGCACATCACTGTTCCTCTTCAGACAG ATCTTCGAAAATTCAGATCCTATAAAGGTGGCTCTGTCCGGGACCTTCTGAGGGCAATGAGAAATAAG AAGCACCATTACAGGGAGCTGCCTCCTGAAGTGCAGGAGACCCTGGGCTCCATCCCAGATGATTTTGTGTGTTACTTTACAGCTCGTTTCCCTCGCCTGCTCCTGCACACCTACCACGCTATGCACATCTGTTGCCATGAAAGACTCTTCCAGCATTACTATGCTGAGGactttgcagagctgagccttACAGGAGACATGGTTTGA